The DNA sequence ACCGCGGCTGCCGGCCGGGATCCGGAAACCATCAAGATCCTCCCGGGCATCGTCCCCGTGATCGGTGCCACCGAGGAAGAGGCGCTGGAGCTGGAGCGCGAACTGGACCGGCTGATCAAGCCCGAATACGCCCGGATCCAGCTGGCCCGGACCCTCCGCGTGGACCCCGTGGACCTGCCGCTGGACCGCCAACTGCCGGACAACCTGCCCAGCGAGGACGAAATCGAAGGCGCCAAGAGCCGCTACACCCTGATCGTGCAACTGGCCCGGCGCGAACAACTCACCGTTCGCCAGCTGATCGGGAGGCTTGGCGGCGGCCGCGGGCACCGCACCTTCACCGGCACGCCCGTGCAGGTGGCGGATGCCATCCAGGAATGGTTCGACGGCGGGGCCGCGGACGGCTTCAACATCATGCCGCCGGTGCTCCCCTCCGGGCTGGAGGCGTTCGTGGACCAGGTGGTGCCCATCCTGCAGGAACGCGGACTGTTCCGCACGGAGTACACCGGACGGACCCTGCGGGAGCACTATGGGTTGGCGCGGCCCGAAACCCGGAACGGCAGGCAACTGGACGCCGCCTCGGTTTGACCGGCGGCGGTGATTGTCAGGGAAAGTTCGGCGGCGGTGCGGGCGGCACGGCGTCCGCACGCCGCCGGCCTGCCAGTTCGCCGAACCGGTCGACGGCATCCTGGGCAGCACGGTACAGGGCCGGATCCGGCCAGGGTGCCCGCGCCCAGGCATCCACGGCCGCGAGTGCCTCGGCCAACAGCCTGGCGGGACGGTCCCCCGGGGACCCTTGGGCCAGGATGGTGTCCCGGCCTGCTTCCAAAGTGTCCGCCATGGTCCGGGTGCTGACCCGCTGCCAGACATCGGCGATGGCATTCACATCGGTCAGCCGCTCCCGGAGCGGCCAGTTACCAATGAAACGGGCCACCCATGCCTGGTGCCGCTGCTTATAGTCCTTGAGGAACTGCCGTCTCTTCCACGTCGGGTAGGCGCCCAGCACGAGGAGGCACGGGACGAGGACGGCCAGCGCTGTCAACACCCAGCCAGCTTGTCCGGCATCCCGGTCCTGGACCGCATCCTTGTAGAGTCCCAGCATCACTCCCGCGGTGATGCACCCCAAAATCCAGATGGCGCGCAGGAGGATGGTCCGGCGTTCCTGTTTCCTGGAAGGGTGGAGGGCCGGTGCCGGTTCCGCGGCCACGGTTGCCTCAGCCTCGGTCAGGCCGGTGTTCAGGAGTCTGCTGGTACCTGCACCGGGCATTCCTGATTTATCCGGCACGTCCACATAGACGGGTGGCAGGCCCGTCCGATCCTGTGCAGCCTGCTTGGAAAGCTCGTCCATGTTCCCCCATCAACCCAGTCATGACCCCCCTGCAGAGTCTACGGTTAGGCGGGCTCCGGGCGGGTAGTCCCTAGACTGGCCAATGGACGTTGTATGCCGGGAATGACGAAGGAGCGAAACGATGAGTGGAGTAGTTGTAGTAGGTGTGGATGCCAGCCCGTCCGCACGGAAGGCCGCAGAAGTGGCGCTGGACCTGGCGGAGTCACTGGGAGCGTCCCTCCATGTGGTGACTGCCTTTGAGATCGAGAACGCCGAAACCTTTGGGGTGGGCTCGGACAAGGTGAGGATCTCCAACGCGGACAGCTCGGAGATGGTGGCAAAATCCCTGGGCGCATCGCGGCCGGGAGTGCAGATCACCCACTTCGCCGCCCGCGGCAAGCCGGCGGATTCGCTGATCAAGGAAGCCATCCGGCTGGATGCCCGGGTGATCGTGGTGGGTAACCGGAGGATGCGCGGCATCGGCCGGCTCCTGGGCAGCGTCGCCAACAGCGTGGCGCACAACGCCCCGTGCGACGTCTACATCGCGAACACCTACGAGGACTAAGCTGCCCCGCAAGGTAGTGGGCGGACGACGGCGGGACTTCCCGCCGTCGTCCGCCCACCGTCGTTAAGGGTTCTTAGGCCCCGTATTCCTCATCGGTGACATGCTGGAGCCAGGTAACCACCTGCCCGTTTTCGTCCGCTTCCTGCATGGCGACGTGGGCCATGAAGCGCTCCGGGGTCGCACCGTGCCAATGCTCCTCCCCCGGCTCGATGAAGACCACGTCGCCGGGACGGATTTCCTGGACCTGCCCGCCGCGCCGCGCCACCAGCCCGATGCCGTCCGTGACATAAAGGGTCTGGCCCTTGGGGTGGTGGTGCCAGGCGGTGCGGGCCCCGGGGGCGAATCGGACATGGGCGCACCCGACCGCTGACTGTTCATCGGGGTTGCGGATGCCGTCAATCTGCACGGAGCCGGTGAACCATTCCTTCGGTCCGGCTCCTGTCTGGCCGCCGCTCTTGGTGTACTTCATGTTCTCCTCCTGTGAGTTCGGTTGACTGGAAAGTTTGTTGGCGGGTCAGGCGCTCCGGCGTGTGATCCGTGCCGTCACGAACGCCAGGACCGACGAGACCGCGAGGGCAGCGGCGGCCACCAGGAAGGCGCCGCCGTGGCCGGCGGAGTCGAACAGGACGCCACCCAGCGTTGATCCGACGGCGATCGAGGTCTGGACGACGGCCACCATCAGGCCCCCACCGCCCTCAGCGTCGTGGGGCATGGCCTCTGCGATCCAGCTCCACCAGCCCACCGGGGCGGCCGTGGACAGCAGCCCCCAAACGCCCAGGAGGACCATGACGACGGCGAGCCAGCCGCCGGTGGGGACCAAGGCGGCGGCGATGAGCGCCATAAGGGCCGGGATGGTGACCAGTGTCCGGTACAGGCCCTTCCCCAGGAACCGGCCAATCAGCATGGTGCCGGCAAACCCTGCCACACCCATCACCAGCAGTACGAGCGACACAGTGGCCACCTCCACGCCGGTCACCCGCTCCAGGAACGGACGGACGTAGGTGAACAGGACGAACTGGCCCATGAAGAAGGTGCCGCAGGCGGCCATCCCCCAGGCGACAGCCGGGCTCTTGAAGGCGGCGAAAATTCCGAGGATGTTTCCGGACGCCCGCTTTTCCACCGGCATGGAAGGAAGGCTGATCCACTGCCAGACCAGGGCGAGCACCGCCACGGGAACCAGGCAGAAGAACGCTCCACGCCACCCGATAAATGAGCCCAGGTAGCTGCCCAGCGGCGCAGCCAGCACGGTGGCCAGGGCGTTGCCGCCATTGAAGACCGCCAGGGCGCGCGGCACCTGGTGGGCCGGCACCAGCCGCATGGCGGTGGCTGCGGACATGGACCAGAAACCGCCGATGACCACGCCAATGAGGGCACGGCCCACCATGAAGAGCAGGTAGCCCGGGGCCATGGCGACCAGCGCACCGGAGACGGCCATCACCGTGGTCAGGCCCAGCAGCAGGGTCTTGCGGTTCATGCTGCCGGCCAGCGTGGACACCGACAGGCTGGTGGCGACGGCGAACAGGCCGGAGATCGCGATGCCCTGCCCCACCATCCCCTCGGAAACCCGGAGTTCGGCGGCCATTGGGGTGAGCAGGCTGACCGGCATGAATTCGGAGGCGATCAGGGCGAAGACGCACAGGGACATCGCGAAGACGCCTCCCCAGTGCGCGTGGTGCTGCACGCCTGGTTCTTGGGGCGCACGGGTGCTGGTGACAGTTGTTTCGGGGGCCATGCCTTCCATCAAACCGTGCTCCCGGAGCCCTAGCGAGGGCCCTGCTGAAACCGGTTTTGGCAGACCCCCTTTAGGGCAAGGCTGCCGTGGAACTATGCAGAGGTTCCTTGCCGCTGCATGTTGTGCGGGCTCTTCCGCAGGTCTTTTTCCAGTTCTGCCAGGCAGTAGTCCTTGAACCAGTGCCTGATGCGCAGCGGCAGCATGGGGTAGGCCACCGCAAGGACGCGCCATGTCCGGTCGAAGCGGTGCTGGTGGCGGTCGCTCCATGCGAGGCCGTAGTCCTTCCGCAGTTGCTCCGGGAGGAGCCCGGCGGTGAGGAACCTCGCGGACGGCATGATGGCGCGGTACCAGAGTGCGGTGTGCTTGGGGAACAGCAGGCCGCGCCCCACGCGCACGCCTTCCTCCTCGGCACGGAGGGTTGAAAGCTGCTCATCCCAGTAGCGTCTGAACGCCGCCCGGTCCTTCGGCCACATGTCCGGTGGAAGCTGCAGGGCGGTCCCAATCCGTGCGTAGTCACGGTACATTGCGTCGGCCGCCTCGTCGCCGAGCGGGCCGCGGATCTTCTCGACGATGGTCAACGCGGTGTCATAGAGCGTTGCCGCCACCCAGAGCTGCAGTGCCGGATCGAAGGCGTTGTAGCCGGCGGACGGTTCGGCCGCCGTGCGGCGTACCGGAACGTGCGCGTGGTTCACCCTGCGCCGGACTTCCTTGGCCTGCTCCTCCGTTCCGTACACGATGCCGTAGACGTAGGTGAGAGTGCCCTTGAGACGGTTTACCGGGCGTTGGGTGAACGTGCTGTGCGCCGCCACGCCGCGGCCGATCGCGGGGTTGGCAAGCTGCAGCAGAATGGCCCGTCCTGCCCCGGCGAGCAGGATGCCTTCAGCCCGGAAATCGGCCTCTCCCTGCACCATGTGAACAGGGTACCGGAGGGGCAGGACATCAGGACGGGCCCTTTGGCCCGTTGTGCCCGGGCAGAGGAGGGCCGCAGGACCTGTCCTGCCTCCTCCCCTGCCCGGGTGTGGGGCGTTAGCGCTCCAGGAGGGACACGTCCCGGACGGCGCCCTTGTCCGCAGAGGTGGCCATGGCGGCGTAGGCACGCAGGGCAGCGGAAACCTGGCGGTCCCGGTCCTTGGGCTTGTACCCGCCGTTGACTTCCAGTTTCTCGCGGCGTTCGGCGAGGATTTCGTCAGAGACCTCCAGCTCCATGGAGCGCTGCGAGATGTTGATGCTGACGATGTCGCCGTCCTCCACCAGCGCGATGGTTCCCCCTGACGCAGCCTCCGGGGAGATGTGGCCGATCGACAGGCCGGACGTACCGCCGGAGAAGCGGCCGTCCGTGATGAGCGCGCACTTCTTGCCCAGGCCGCGGCCCTTGAGGAAGGACGTGGGGTAGAGCATCTCCTGCATGCCCGGACCACCCTTGGGGCCTTCGTAGCGGATCACCACCACGTCGCCTTCCTTGATCTGCTTGTTCAGGATCTTCTCCACGGCTTCGTCCTGGGATTCGCAGACCACAGCCGGCCCGGAGAAGGTCCAGATGGATTCGTCCACGCCGGCGGTCTTCACCACGGCGCCGTCCACGGCAATGTTGCCGCGCAGCACGGCCAGGCCGCCGTCCTTGGAGTAGGCGTGCTCCACCGAGCGGATGCAGCCACCTTCAGCGTCGGTGTCCAGGGAGGTCCACTCGTTCGACTGCGAGAACGCGGTGGAGGACCGGACGCCGCCGGGAGCCGCGTGCCACAGGGCCTGCGCCTCGTCGGTGGCCTTGCCGCCGCGGATGTCCCAGTCGTCCAGCCAGCCGTCCAGGTCGGCGGAGTGCACGGAGTGGACATCCTTGTGCAGGAGGCCGCCGCGGTTCAGCTCGCCCAGCAGGGCCGGGATGCCGCCGGCGCGGTGCACGTCCTCCATGTAGTAGGTCTTGTCCTTGGCCACGTTCGGGGCCACCTTGGCCAGGCAGGGCACCTGGCGGGACTTGGCGTCCATCTCGGCCAGGCCGTAGTCCACGCCGGCCTCCTGGGCCGCGGCCAGCAGGTGCAGGATGGTGTTGGTGGAGCCGCCCATGGAGATGTCCAGCGCCATGGCGTTGTCGAAGGCCTTGGCGGTGGCGATGGAGCGGGGCAGCACGGAGTCGTCGTCGCCGTCGTAATAGCGCTTCACCAGCTCGACGACGGTGGCGCCGGCCTTCTCGTACAGCGCCTTGCGGGCGGTGTGGGTGGCCAGCACGGAGCCGTTGCCCGGCAGGGAGAGGCCGATGGCCTCGGTGAGGCAGTTCATGGAGTTGGCGGTGAACATTCCGGAGCAGGAACCGCAGGTGGGGCAGGCGTTCTCTTCGATGAGGTTGATGTCCGCGTCGGAGATGGACTCATCCACGGCGTCGGCGATCGCG is a window from the Arthrobacter sp. NicSoilC5 genome containing:
- a CDS encoding oxygenase MpaB family protein — its product is MVQGEADFRAEGILLAGAGRAILLQLANPAIGRGVAAHSTFTQRPVNRLKGTLTYVYGIVYGTEEQAKEVRRRVNHAHVPVRRTAAEPSAGYNAFDPALQLWVAATLYDTALTIVEKIRGPLGDEAADAMYRDYARIGTALQLPPDMWPKDRAAFRRYWDEQLSTLRAEEEGVRVGRGLLFPKHTALWYRAIMPSARFLTAGLLPEQLRKDYGLAWSDRHQHRFDRTWRVLAVAYPMLPLRIRHWFKDYCLAELEKDLRKSPHNMQRQGTSA
- a CDS encoding universal stress protein, with amino-acid sequence MSGVVVVGVDASPSARKAAEVALDLAESLGASLHVVTAFEIENAETFGVGSDKVRISNADSSEMVAKSLGASRPGVQITHFAARGKPADSLIKEAIRLDARVIVVGNRRMRGIGRLLGSVANSVAHNAPCDVYIANTYED
- a CDS encoding cupin domain-containing protein; this encodes MKYTKSGGQTGAGPKEWFTGSVQIDGIRNPDEQSAVGCAHVRFAPGARTAWHHHPKGQTLYVTDGIGLVARRGGQVQEIRPGDVVFIEPGEEHWHGATPERFMAHVAMQEADENGQVVTWLQHVTDEEYGA
- the ilvD gene encoding dihydroxy-acid dehydratase — translated: MPALRSKTVTHGRNMAGARALLRASGVANSDIGKPIIAVANSFTEFVPGHTHLAPVGRIVSDAILAAGAVPREFNTIAVDDGIAMGHSGMLYSLPSRDLIADSVEYMVNAHCADALVCISNCDKITPGMLMAALRLNIPVVFVSGGPMEAGRVTLTDGSVRSLDLVNAIADAVDESISDADINLIEENACPTCGSCSGMFTANSMNCLTEAIGLSLPGNGSVLATHTARKALYEKAGATVVELVKRYYDGDDDSVLPRSIATAKAFDNAMALDISMGGSTNTILHLLAAAQEAGVDYGLAEMDAKSRQVPCLAKVAPNVAKDKTYYMEDVHRAGGIPALLGELNRGGLLHKDVHSVHSADLDGWLDDWDIRGGKATDEAQALWHAAPGGVRSSTAFSQSNEWTSLDTDAEGGCIRSVEHAYSKDGGLAVLRGNIAVDGAVVKTAGVDESIWTFSGPAVVCESQDEAVEKILNKQIKEGDVVVIRYEGPKGGPGMQEMLYPTSFLKGRGLGKKCALITDGRFSGGTSGLSIGHISPEAASGGTIALVEDGDIVSINISQRSMELEVSDEILAERREKLEVNGGYKPKDRDRQVSAALRAYAAMATSADKGAVRDVSLLER
- a CDS encoding MFS transporter, whose product is MAPETTVTSTRAPQEPGVQHHAHWGGVFAMSLCVFALIASEFMPVSLLTPMAAELRVSEGMVGQGIAISGLFAVATSLSVSTLAGSMNRKTLLLGLTTVMAVSGALVAMAPGYLLFMVGRALIGVVIGGFWSMSAATAMRLVPAHQVPRALAVFNGGNALATVLAAPLGSYLGSFIGWRGAFFCLVPVAVLALVWQWISLPSMPVEKRASGNILGIFAAFKSPAVAWGMAACGTFFMGQFVLFTYVRPFLERVTGVEVATVSLVLLVMGVAGFAGTMLIGRFLGKGLYRTLVTIPALMALIAAALVPTGGWLAVVMVLLGVWGLLSTAAPVGWWSWIAEAMPHDAEGGGGLMVAVVQTSIAVGSTLGGVLFDSAGHGGAFLVAAAALAVSSVLAFVTARITRRSA